The Cellulophaga sp. L1A9 genome window below encodes:
- the crcB gene encoding fluoride efflux transporter CrcB, with translation MKQILLVFLGGGLGSVLRYLISKPLNFYFTNFYLGTFIVNIIGCLIIGFILGISLKNSYFNENQILFLATGFCGGFTTFSTFALENNSLLKNGDLLAFALYTTLSITVGIFAVSLGIWLTKLS, from the coding sequence ATGAAACAAATTCTACTTGTTTTTTTGGGTGGCGGTCTAGGCAGTGTATTAAGGTATTTAATAAGCAAGCCGCTTAATTTCTATTTCACCAATTTTTACTTAGGTACTTTTATTGTAAATATAATAGGTTGTCTTATTATTGGATTTATTCTAGGAATCTCTTTAAAGAACAGCTATTTCAACGAAAATCAAATATTATTTTTAGCTACTGGTTTTTGTGGTGGCTTTACAACGTTCTCTACTTTTGCATTAGAAAACAACTCTCTTTTAAAAAATGGAGATCTACTTGCCTTTGCTCTATATACTACACTTAGTATTACAGTAGGTATTTTTGCAGTCTCCCTTGGCATATGGCTTACAAAGCTTAGCTAA
- a CDS encoding nucleoside triphosphate pyrophosphohydrolase family protein: MENKLKAVALFHETFGMGVSKSMQANLGSRKNLLRFNLMDEENKEYLEAAENNDLIEVADALGDMLYILCGTILEHGMQHKIEEVFNEIQRSNMSKLGADGKPIYREDGKVLKGPNYFVPNIDKILNK; this comes from the coding sequence ATGGAAAATAAACTTAAAGCAGTGGCGCTTTTTCATGAAACATTCGGAATGGGTGTTTCTAAATCTATGCAAGCAAATTTAGGATCGCGTAAAAATTTATTGCGTTTTAATTTGATGGATGAAGAAAATAAAGAATATCTGGAAGCTGCGGAAAATAACGATTTAATTGAAGTGGCTGATGCTTTAGGGGATATGTTATATATTTTATGTGGTACAATTTTGGAACATGGCATGCAACATAAAATAGAAGAAGTGTTTAATGAAATTCAGCGAAGTAATATGAGTAAGTTGGGGGCAGATGGGAAACCTATTTATAGAGAAGATGGTAAGGTGTTAAAAGGACCAAATTATTTTGTCCCGAACATTGACAAAATATTAAATAAATAA
- the mnmD gene encoding tRNA (5-methylaminomethyl-2-thiouridine)(34)-methyltransferase MnmD, giving the protein MERKIITTSDGSTTIQIVDWNEQYHSIHGAIQEAYHVFIKNGLSLYKDRDVSILEIGFGTGLNALITFIEAQKINLNIQYTGVEAYPVNPLEIKQLNYVEQLKAQEYEKIFLKMHESDWEKSCKLSSTFELVKQQKDFMHIKDEAAFDLIYFDAFGARVQPELWTEDIFNIMYRALKKNGVLVTYAAKGSVRRAMLAVGFEVERLEGPPGKREMLRAVKK; this is encoded by the coding sequence TTGGAACGTAAAATTATAACAACGTCTGACGGGTCTACGACTATTCAGATTGTAGATTGGAATGAACAATACCATTCTATACACGGTGCAATTCAAGAAGCATATCATGTCTTCATTAAAAATGGCTTATCCTTATATAAGGATAGAGATGTTTCTATTTTGGAAATTGGCTTTGGTACAGGCTTAAACGCTTTGATAACGTTTATAGAAGCACAAAAAATAAATTTAAATATACAATATACGGGTGTAGAAGCTTATCCTGTAAATCCATTAGAAATTAAACAGCTGAATTATGTAGAGCAGCTTAAGGCGCAAGAATATGAAAAAATATTTTTGAAAATGCATGAATCTGACTGGGAAAAATCTTGTAAATTATCATCAACTTTTGAGCTGGTAAAGCAGCAGAAGGACTTTATGCATATAAAAGATGAAGCTGCTTTTGATTTAATTTATTTTGATGCCTTTGGAGCCCGTGTTCAACCAGAATTATGGACAGAAGATATTTTCAATATCATGTATAGGGCACTAAAGAAAAATGGTGTATTGGTGACTTATGCGGCAAAAGGGAGTGTTCGTAGGGCAATGTTAGCGGTAGGTTTTGAAGTGGAGCGCTTAGAAGGCCCTCCAGGAAAGAGAGAAATGCTAAGGGCTGTTAAAAAGTAA
- a CDS encoding outer membrane beta-barrel protein codes for MKAITKTNYVKNIFLLGLLFAGTSLIAQEEMEEKSKVKISGSADAYFRTNLSATDEADGDGAFINPGSSFAEETGFALGMANLIASYDMGKTGVVADLVFGPRGEAATFNQNVINQLYAYWNVSEGTTITAGRFNTFLGYEVISPVANMNYSTSYLFSSGPFSHVGVKADFALSEDFSLMLAVTNVADVNNNFTGVYALGAQLGYSGQFLNFYYDGGEFLGLEVDYTGGFDLSEDFFLGINAAYADSDGAGFAGAALYPQLATSDSFKLGLRGEYFSTFDGVDGTDDPSVFAATLTGSYSIENLTIKPEVRLDSWSDNEPYFDNDGAASKSLSSFLVAAIYSF; via the coding sequence ATGAAAGCGATTACAAAAACAAATTACGTAAAAAATATATTTTTACTAGGGTTACTTTTTGCTGGAACAAGCTTAATAGCGCAAGAAGAAATGGAAGAAAAAAGTAAAGTTAAAATCAGCGGTAGCGCTGATGCTTATTTCCGAACTAATTTGAGCGCTACGGACGAAGCGGATGGTGACGGAGCCTTTATTAATCCAGGATCTTCTTTCGCTGAAGAGACAGGATTTGCATTAGGAATGGCAAATCTTATAGCTAGTTACGATATGGGAAAAACAGGTGTTGTTGCCGATCTTGTTTTTGGTCCTAGAGGAGAAGCTGCTACGTTTAACCAAAATGTTATTAATCAACTTTATGCATACTGGAATGTTTCTGAAGGAACAACAATAACTGCAGGTCGCTTCAATACTTTCTTAGGATATGAAGTAATTTCTCCTGTTGCAAATATGAACTACAGTACTTCTTATTTATTTTCTAGCGGACCATTTTCACATGTAGGTGTAAAAGCTGATTTTGCGTTATCTGAAGATTTTAGCTTAATGTTAGCTGTTACAAATGTAGCTGATGTAAATAACAACTTTACAGGAGTTTACGCTTTGGGAGCGCAATTAGGGTATTCAGGACAATTTTTAAACTTTTATTATGACGGTGGTGAATTCCTAGGTCTAGAAGTAGATTATACTGGTGGTTTTGATTTATCAGAAGATTTTTTCTTAGGTATAAATGCCGCTTATGCTGATAGTGATGGAGCTGGTTTCGCAGGAGCTGCTTTATACCCACAATTAGCTACTTCTGATAGTTTTAAATTAGGATTAAGAGGTGAATACTTCTCAACTTTTGATGGTGTAGATGGTACGGATGATCCAAGTGTATTTGCCGCTACATTAACAGGTAGCTATTCAATTGAAAACTTAACAATCAAACCAGAAGTAAGATTAGATTCTTGGAGCGATAATGAGCCATATTTTGATAATGATGGTGCCGCTTCTAAAAGCTTATCATCTTTCTTAGTTGCTGCGATCTATTCGTTCTAA
- a CDS encoding branched-chain amino acid aminotransferase translates to METTANSLVTVEKSKTSKIDQVDFDNLSFGSIFSDHMLVCDYKNGAWENPKVVPYGPVSLDPSAKIFHYGQSIFEGMKAYKDSEDSAWLFRPLDNHKRLNISAKRLAIPEIPEDYFMEGLKTLLKVDEKWIPKNEGSSMYIRPFIFASGNGFHASPANEYKFMICLAPSGSYFSGKVKVLIEEKYSRSANGGVGFAKAGGNYAGQFYPTQLAVAKGYNQVIWTDDNTHEYIEEAGAMNIFVRINDTLITGPTSDRILDGITRKSIIEIAKDENINVEVRKLTVAEVVSAAKEGSLKEMFGAGTAAVISPISAFGYKETDYDLPEIKDSYASLLKKRITDIQYNKAEDKFGWRYKL, encoded by the coding sequence ATGGAAACTACCGCAAATAGCTTAGTTACGGTTGAAAAAAGTAAAACATCTAAAATTGATCAAGTAGATTTTGATAATTTATCCTTTGGAAGCATCTTCTCTGACCATATGTTGGTCTGTGATTACAAAAATGGCGCTTGGGAGAACCCAAAAGTTGTACCTTATGGTCCAGTATCATTAGATCCCTCTGCAAAAATTTTCCATTATGGGCAGTCCATTTTTGAAGGAATGAAAGCCTATAAGGATTCCGAGGATTCCGCTTGGCTGTTCAGACCATTAGACAATCATAAACGACTTAACATATCTGCTAAAAGATTAGCTATTCCTGAAATTCCTGAAGACTATTTTATGGAAGGGCTTAAAACCCTTTTAAAGGTTGATGAGAAATGGATCCCTAAGAACGAAGGAAGCTCCATGTATATACGTCCTTTTATTTTTGCTTCTGGTAACGGATTCCATGCATCTCCAGCAAACGAGTACAAATTCATGATTTGCCTAGCACCTTCAGGATCATACTTCTCTGGAAAAGTAAAGGTATTGATTGAAGAAAAATATTCCAGATCTGCAAATGGTGGTGTTGGATTTGCTAAAGCTGGTGGAAATTATGCAGGTCAATTCTATCCTACACAATTAGCAGTAGCAAAAGGATACAACCAAGTAATTTGGACAGACGATAATACACATGAATATATTGAAGAAGCTGGTGCAATGAACATTTTTGTTCGCATAAATGATACTTTAATTACAGGTCCTACAAGTGATAGAATCCTAGATGGTATTACCAGAAAAAGTATTATTGAAATAGCTAAAGACGAAAATATTAATGTTGAAGTTAGAAAACTAACAGTGGCTGAAGTTGTTTCTGCTGCTAAAGAAGGATCTTTAAAAGAGATGTTCGGCGCAGGAACCGCTGCCGTTATCTCTCCTATCTCAGCGTTTGGATACAAAGAAACTGATTACGATTTACCAGAAATAAAAGATAGTTACGCTTCTTTATTAAAGAAAAGAATTACCGATATTCAGTACAATAAAGCTGAAGACAAATTTGGATGGCGTTATAAATTATAG
- a CDS encoding ammonium transporter, whose protein sequence is MSEVQQEAISKVAEGVSQETLDQAIQSINGDMGALWIIVAAILVFFMQAGFTLVEVGFTRSKNSGNIIMKNIMDLCIGSLLFWAVGYGIMYGSDTVLGGFFRTSPSDQGYFFFSATDWYNLLFQTVFCATAATIVSGAIAERTKFSTYLIFSAVLTTIIYPISGSWYWPFDDSAWLNVAGFVDFAGSSVVHAVGGAAALVAAILVGPRIGKYKDGKVNAIPGHNMTYGALGVLILWLGWFGFNGGSQLAFGGDDTIAVGSVIINTNIAAAMGAVAAMVLTWIRYGKPDISMTLNGALAGLVGITAGCGAVNVWGALAIGLICGIVVVLSIEIIDKKLKIDDPVGAISVHGVCGFLGTVLVGVFALDGGLLSGGGAGLLWVQFYGSLAYIVWAAVASFIVLFILKKTIGLRVTQEEEMDGLDIHEHDSSAYPEFTINDK, encoded by the coding sequence ATGAGTGAAGTACAACAAGAAGCTATAAGTAAAGTAGCGGAAGGTGTTAGCCAAGAAACACTAGACCAAGCTATTCAAAGCATCAACGGCGATATGGGCGCACTATGGATTATAGTTGCAGCCATTTTAGTATTCTTTATGCAAGCAGGATTTACGCTTGTGGAAGTAGGTTTTACTAGAAGTAAAAATTCTGGAAACATTATCATGAAGAACATTATGGACTTATGTATCGGTTCATTATTATTCTGGGCTGTAGGTTATGGTATAATGTACGGTAGTGATACCGTTTTAGGTGGTTTTTTCAGAACAAGCCCTTCTGATCAAGGGTATTTCTTCTTTTCAGCCACGGACTGGTACAATTTACTTTTCCAAACGGTATTCTGTGCAACGGCTGCAACAATCGTATCTGGAGCAATTGCCGAAAGAACAAAATTTTCTACTTATTTAATATTCTCTGCAGTTTTAACTACAATCATCTATCCTATTTCAGGTAGCTGGTACTGGCCATTTGACGATAGCGCATGGTTAAATGTTGCTGGATTTGTAGATTTTGCCGGATCTTCAGTAGTACATGCTGTAGGTGGTGCAGCTGCATTAGTCGCTGCAATTTTAGTTGGACCTAGAATTGGAAAATATAAAGACGGTAAAGTTAATGCAATACCGGGTCACAATATGACGTATGGCGCATTGGGTGTTTTAATACTTTGGTTAGGATGGTTCGGATTTAACGGAGGATCACAATTAGCATTTGGTGGTGATGATACTATTGCTGTAGGTAGCGTGATTATAAATACCAATATTGCTGCAGCAATGGGTGCAGTAGCCGCTATGGTATTGACCTGGATTAGATACGGAAAACCAGATATCTCAATGACGTTAAACGGAGCATTAGCCGGACTTGTAGGAATTACTGCAGGATGTGGTGCCGTGAATGTATGGGGTGCTCTAGCTATTGGTTTAATATGCGGAATTGTAGTAGTACTATCAATTGAAATCATTGACAAAAAATTAAAAATTGATGATCCCGTTGGAGCCATTTCCGTTCACGGGGTATGTGGTTTCTTAGGAACCGTTTTAGTAGGCGTATTCGCTTTAGACGGTGGTCTTCTTTCTGGTGGAGGAGCTGGACTTTTATGGGTTCAATTTTACGGATCTCTAGCTTATATTGTTTGGGCTGCAGTTGCTTCTTTCATCGTATTATTCATCTTAAAGAAAACTATAGGTTTAAGAGTTACACAAGAAGAAGAAATGGATGGATTAGATATTCACGAACATGATTCTAGTGCTTATCCTGAATTTACAATCAACGATAAATAG
- a CDS encoding P-II family nitrogen regulator: MKKIEAIIRKSKFDEVKKALHKIEVNFFSYWDVTGVGNEKQGHVYRGISYSTTDIQRRHLSIVISDEFLEKTIETILEAASTGNVGDGKIFVSEITEAYRIRTKESGNAGIN; this comes from the coding sequence ATGAAAAAAATCGAAGCAATTATTCGAAAGTCAAAATTCGACGAAGTAAAAAAAGCACTTCATAAAATTGAAGTAAACTTTTTTAGCTACTGGGATGTAACGGGAGTTGGCAATGAAAAACAAGGGCATGTTTATCGCGGAATATCTTACAGCACTACTGATATACAACGCAGACACTTGAGCATTGTCATTTCTGATGAATTTTTAGAAAAAACGATTGAGACCATACTAGAGGCCGCAAGTACTGGCAATGTTGGAGACGGAAAAATATTTGTATCAGAAATTACAGAAGCTTATAGAATAAGGACAAAAGAAAGCGGGAACGCAGGAATCAACTAA
- a CDS encoding P-II family nitrogen regulator: MKKIEAIIRKSKFDEVKKALHQIEVNFFSYWDVTGVGNEKQGHVYRGISYSTSDIQRRYLTIVVSDEFLEKTVSTILEASSTGNVGDGKIFVSDVSEAYRIRTKESGQAGIN; encoded by the coding sequence ATGAAAAAAATCGAGGCAATTATTCGAAAATCAAAATTTGACGAAGTGAAAAAAGCACTCCATCAAATTGAAGTTAATTTTTTTAGTTACTGGGATGTAACCGGAGTCGGTAATGAGAAACAGGGACATGTTTACCGCGGAATCTCCTATAGCACTTCAGACATTCAGAGAAGATACTTAACTATTGTTGTATCAGATGAGTTTTTAGAAAAAACCGTAAGTACCATATTAGAAGCTTCTAGTACTGGAAATGTAGGTGACGGCAAAATATTTGTTTCAGATGTTTCTGAAGCTTACAGAATAAGAACCAAAGAAAGTGGACAAGCTGGAATTAACTAA
- a CDS encoding DUF4920 domain-containing protein, translating to MKRINILLVIIVCFFSCKGQDKQTESEPTTEVTTGFSSFGAEIGVDNALNVSDMTLKYQNLKVADTITTKFTGTVIDVCQAKGCWMNVELENGAQAMVKFKDYGFFMPKDIAGKQVVVNGLAFVEEMSVEEQRHYAEDGGESEEAIAAIVSPKKTLRFEADGVLLKQ from the coding sequence ATGAAAAGAATTAACATTTTACTTGTGATAATTGTATGCTTTTTTAGTTGCAAGGGGCAAGATAAACAAACGGAATCGGAGCCAACAACTGAGGTTACAACTGGATTTTCTTCTTTTGGAGCTGAAATTGGAGTAGATAACGCTTTAAATGTTAGTGATATGACTTTGAAATATCAAAATTTGAAGGTTGCTGATACCATTACGACTAAATTTACAGGAACCGTAATAGATGTTTGTCAGGCTAAAGGATGCTGGATGAATGTTGAGTTGGAGAATGGTGCGCAAGCAATGGTGAAATTTAAAGATTATGGCTTTTTTATGCCAAAAGATATAGCAGGTAAACAAGTTGTAGTTAACGGCTTGGCATTTGTAGAAGAAATGTCCGTGGAAGAGCAGCGACATTATGCTGAAGATGGGGGTGAGTCGGAAGAAGCAATCGCTGCAATTGTGTCTCCTAAAAAGACCTTGAGGTTTGAAGCAGATGGCGTACTTTTAAAACAATAA
- a CDS encoding TIGR01777 family oxidoreductase, with translation MKVLITGATGLVGNAIVTECHKNKIAVNYLTTRKSKIVDNENYSGFFWNPDKGEIDVNCFTGVTAIINLAGASISKRWTSSYKKEILSSRINSLRTLNAGLSKVDCASITSFVSASAIGIYPDSIKKFYSEDDEFKTEGFLSEVVKAWENEIDTFERFNFSLSKIRIGLVMSNVGGALPEMVKPIKFFVGSAFGSGKQWQSWIHIKDLAKLFVFAINNELNGVYNGVASNPVTNEKLVIKIASVLDKPLILPKIPASVLKLILGEMSALLLDSQRVSNKKILEEGFVFKYLNVCPALDSLYAKK, from the coding sequence ATGAAGGTCTTAATAACAGGTGCTACAGGATTGGTTGGCAATGCTATAGTAACCGAGTGTCATAAAAATAAAATTGCAGTAAATTATCTTACTACACGTAAAAGCAAAATAGTTGATAACGAAAATTATTCAGGTTTTTTTTGGAACCCAGATAAAGGCGAAATAGATGTAAACTGCTTTACAGGAGTAACGGCAATCATAAATTTGGCAGGAGCTTCCATTTCTAAAAGATGGACATCTTCCTATAAGAAAGAAATTTTATCGAGTAGAATTAATTCTTTAAGAACGCTAAATGCTGGTTTATCTAAAGTAGATTGCGCTTCTATAACTTCATTTGTATCTGCTTCTGCTATAGGTATCTATCCGGATTCAATTAAAAAATTCTATTCAGAAGATGACGAGTTTAAGACAGAGGGTTTTCTTTCTGAAGTTGTCAAAGCTTGGGAGAATGAGATAGATACTTTTGAACGTTTCAATTTTAGTCTTTCAAAAATTAGAATAGGACTTGTAATGTCTAATGTAGGCGGTGCTTTGCCTGAAATGGTTAAGCCTATTAAGTTTTTTGTAGGTTCTGCATTTGGTTCGGGAAAACAATGGCAATCTTGGATTCATATTAAAGATTTAGCTAAACTATTCGTATTTGCAATCAATAATGAATTGAATGGCGTATACAATGGTGTGGCTTCAAACCCTGTAACCAATGAAAAGCTAGTTATAAAAATAGCCAGCGTTTTGGATAAACCATTAATACTTCCAAAAATTCCGGCATCAGTTTTAAAATTAATTTTAGGAGAAATGTCTGCGCTATTATTGGACAGCCAACGGGTTAGTAATAAGAAGATTTTAGAAGAAGGCTTTGTTTTTAAATACTTAAATGTCTGCCCTGCATTGGATTCTCTATATGCTAAAAAGTAA